In the Pseudomonas sp. DTU_2021_1001937_2_SI_NGA_ILE_001 genome, one interval contains:
- a CDS encoding HpcH/HpaI aldolase/citrate lyase family protein, translating to MTRISPYALGATLYMPATRDDILDVVFGKKLTELRSLVVCLEDAVAPLDVDAALGNLREVLLRIESVGGRPESGPLLFVRPRDAQMAAQLNDWPLIRHVDGFVLPKLALSNLRHWEAAVGNPALALMPTLETAEVFNPMAMTELGQALKGSLEPRIVALRIGGNDLMGCLGLRRNPALTLYATPMGYVIPMLAGVMGALGFALTAPVFEQLATPDILEQELALDISHGLVGKTAIHPSQVTIIQNALRVSLDDVNSARQILNSSAAAVFKYNDAMCEPATHHKWATHIMERAKWHGVLPAPASIVDASIRLAEAVS from the coding sequence ATGACCCGAATCTCGCCTTACGCCCTTGGCGCTACGCTCTACATGCCGGCGACCCGTGACGACATCCTCGATGTGGTCTTCGGCAAGAAACTCACCGAGTTGCGCTCGCTGGTGGTGTGCCTGGAAGATGCAGTAGCACCGCTGGACGTCGACGCTGCGCTGGGCAACCTGCGCGAGGTGCTGCTGCGCATCGAGTCGGTGGGCGGGCGCCCGGAAAGCGGGCCGCTGCTGTTCGTGCGCCCCCGTGATGCGCAGATGGCCGCGCAGCTCAACGACTGGCCGCTGATCCGTCATGTCGATGGCTTCGTGCTGCCCAAGCTGGCATTGAGTAATCTGCGCCACTGGGAGGCGGCGGTCGGCAACCCCGCGCTGGCGCTGATGCCGACCCTGGAAACGGCCGAGGTGTTCAACCCGATGGCCATGACCGAGCTGGGGCAGGCGCTCAAGGGCAGCCTGGAGCCGCGCATCGTCGCCTTGCGCATCGGTGGCAACGACCTGATGGGTTGCCTGGGGTTGCGTCGCAACCCGGCCTTGACTCTCTACGCGACGCCCATGGGCTATGTCATCCCGATGCTGGCCGGGGTCATGGGCGCGCTGGGCTTTGCCCTCACCGCGCCGGTGTTCGAGCAACTGGCCACGCCGGACATTCTCGAACAGGAACTGGCACTGGATATTTCTCATGGGCTGGTGGGCAAGACCGCCATTCATCCTTCCCAGGTCACGATCATCCAGAACGCCTTGCGGGTGAGCCTGGATGATGTGAATTCTGCGCGGCAGATATTGAACTCTTCGGCCGCGGCGGTGTTCAAGTACAACGATGCGATGTGCGAACCCGCCACACACCACAAATGGGCAACCCACATCATGGAGCGCGCCAAATGGCATGGCGTGCTGCCGGCACCGGCTTCGATCGTGGATGCCAGCATCCGACTCGCTGAGGCAGTTAGCTAA